In Lepisosteus oculatus isolate fLepOcu1 chromosome 17, fLepOcu1.hap2, whole genome shotgun sequence, a genomic segment contains:
- the prepl gene encoding prolyl endopeptidase-like, with protein sequence MLLYEFCNTTAMAKLTSLLFHVGRTPCGAPLESAGKVGGLLGLQKLGFAAPRRQAARFYRRGIVKSAQEDSKVELRKLRTTELHFKRRLRAIYKRFSDYPDTTVIHGRHHVYFEEGGNIYRMSLINDARGAEPVLCVDGLVQRLGSSGWTVQRVRLSPGETLLAAAVKSPDIEEAVCVIVRLGVTPQLLHTEPKVFSFEWATDGILFYTSQENLQCRQVYRLVLSAEGIQRTLVYEEKDPAFFVEVSSSMDRQLLTINCSSKRSSEVRVTHCRSPLLSPVLVQPRLPGLLYYAEHAGSQLYLLANTAPDNEYQLLRAPLTAPRMENWHVVHRPARGAGLIDLMMLENCSVMAMRACQQLCLNIIPLPDPTHITTVRLPPWACAFEHGASRVTDNQTFQFVLSSPVHPPARFLYSLAKCQLYSEDENLIPHHSAYSTTRVEATSKDGTLVPMTVFHRHAKDRLGSAPLLVHVYGAYGVDINMAFKPEKRMLLDQGWTLAYCHVRGGGELGLSWHRAGCLERKHRGVEDLEACIKKLFDQGISQPALTGITAHSAGAILVGALCNEQPQLLRAVTLQAPFLDVLGTMQDASLPLTVEEREEWGDPLADPCHWDSIASYCPCHNITPQRYPSMLITAYERDQRVPLAGVLRYVERLRAAVQTHSGHNKTEAESLPSVVLDVQPGSDHFGPEDLDKSLNEIARQYAFLYRELGIDWQY encoded by the exons ATGTTATTATATGAATTCTGTAATACCACAGCAATGGCTAAATTGACTTCGTTGCTGTTCCACGTTGGTCGGACGCCTTGCGGGGCTCCGTTGGAAAGTGCAGGGAAAGTTGGGGGGCTCTTGGGTCTGCAGAAACTTGGGTTTGCTGCACCGCGTCGCCAGGCTGCTCGGTTCTATAGGCGG GGCATTGTGAAATCTGCTCAAGAAGACTCTAAAGTCGAGCTGCGGAAGCTCAGAACCACAGAGCTGCACTTCAAGAGAAGATTAAGAGCAATATACAAGAGGTTTTCAGATTACCCAGACACAACAGTG ATCCATGGCAGACACCATGTCTATTTTGAGGAGGGCGGCAACATATACAGAATGAGCCTGATCAATG ATGCGAGGGGAGCTGAGccggtgctgtgtgtggatggCTTGGTGCAGAGGCTAGGCTCCTCTGGCTGGACAGTGCAGCGGGTCCGACTCTCTCCAGGGGAGACACTCCTGGCCGCGGCGGTGAAGAGCCCCGACATCGAGGAGGCCGTCTGTGTGATTGTACGACTGGGGGTAACACCCCAGCTTCTTCACACAGAGCCCAAAGTCTTCAGTTTTG AATGGGCCACAGACGGCATCCTTTTTTACACCAGTCAAGAAAATCTGCAGTGCCGTCAAGTTTACCGTCTTGTCCTGAGTGCAGAAGGGATTCAGAGGACCTTGGTCTACGAGGAGAAGGACCCAGC GTTCTTTGTGGAGGTGAGCAGCTCCATGGACAGGCAGCTCCTGACCATTAACTGCAGCAGTAAACGCAGCTCAGAGGTGCGTGTAACACACTGCAGGTCCCCGCTCCTCTCCCCTGTTCTGGTGCAGCCACGCCTCCCAGGCCTGCTGTACTATGCAGAGCATGCAGGCTCCCAGCTGTACCTCCTGGCCAACACAGCTCCTGATAATGAGTACCAG CTACTGCGAGCTCCGCTGACTGCGCCCCGGATGGAGAACTGGCATGTGGTGCACAGGCCCGCCCGTGGGGCTGGGCTGATAGACTTGATGATGTTGGAGAACTGCAGTGTGATGGCCATGAGAGCCTGCCAGCAGCTCTGCCTGAACATCATTCCCCTCCCGGATCCTACACACATCACCACTGTCAGG CTCCCTCCCTGGGCCTGTGCTTTCGAGCACGGGGCTAGCAGAGTGACGGACAACCAGACCTTCCAGTTTGTCCTCTCCTCCCCTGTTCATCCTCCCGCACGCTTTCTGTACTCTCTGGCGAAATGCCAGCTCTACTCGGAAGACGAAAACCTGATACCACACCACTCTGCCTACAGTACTACACGAGTGGAGGCCACAAGCAAG GACGGGACACTGGTTCCAATGACTGTCTTTCACAGGCATGCCAAGGATCGCCTGGGCAGTGCACCGCTGCTGGTTCACGTGTATGGTGCTTATGGGGTGGACATCAACATGGCTTTCAAACCAGAGAAGAGGATGCTGTTGGACCAAGGCTGGACTTTGGCCTACTGTCATGTCAG GGGAGGTGGGGAGCTGGGGCTGAGCTGGCACAGGGCAGGGTGTTTGGAGAGGAAGCACCGCGGAGTGGAAGATCTGGAGGCCTGTATCAAGAAGCTGTTTGACCAGGGTATCTCCCAGCCCGCTTTGACTGGCATTACTGCACACAGTGCTGGAGCTATCTTGGTGGGGGCACTGTGCAATGAACAGCCTCAGCTGCTCAGAGCTGTCACACTACAG GCTCCTTTCCTGGATGTCCTGGGCACAATGCAGGATGCCTCTCTGCCCCTAACAGTCGAGGAACGGGAAGAGTGGGGTGACCCCCTGGCTGACCCCTGCCACTGGGACAGCATCGCCAGCTACTGCCCCTGCCACAACATCACTCCACAG AGGTACCCCTCCATGCTGATCACAGCTTATGAAAGGGATCAGAGAGTACCACTGGCAGGAGTGCTAAGATACGTTGAGAGGCTGAGAGCAGCAGTGCAAACACATAGTGGCCACAATAAAACTG AAGCAGAATCTTTGCCGTCAGTTGTTTTAGATGTTCAGCCAGGGAGCGATCACTTTGGCCCTGAAGACCTTGACAAGTCTCTGAATGAG ATTGCCAGGCAGTATGCATTCCTGTACAGAGAGCTGGGGATTGACTGGCAGTATTGA
- the slc3a1 gene encoding amino acid transporter heavy chain SLC3A1: protein MSKEDLNGSVIELKGGLENAGFEEYGEGSQQQDPSAPAIALSPGVQEGDYTQIRPYAGMPKEVLLRYSSQARYRLPRELLFWLSVLCTVALVTLTVTVVALSPRCLSWWQLSPVYQIYPRSFQDSDNDGVGDLKGIQSRLDYFQYLNVKAIWISPFYKSPTKDFGYDVEDFRAIDPIFGNMEDFEDLLASMHDKGLKLIMDFIPNHTSDKHIWFQMSRNGTEKYKDYYIWHDCQNTSNGIIYPNNWVSVFGNSAWEYDPMRNQCYLHQFLKEQPDLNYRNPEVMKEMMDVIRFWLEKGVDGFRVDAVKHLLEAQHLRNEPQVNSDQPPENISSHVELYHDYTTTQLGLHTILQEWRALMDEYSREPGRYRFMVTESYDEGEIDKSMMYYGTPLVKEADFPFNFYLIDLPDNLSGNGAFKLVDLWMSNMPKGKWPNWVVGNHDKSRILSRTGKEYINVINMLLLTLPGTPTTYYGEEIGMENINVSVSEIQDPLGKFNISENRDPARSPMQWDSTENAGFSKNKTWLSVHPDYVTVNVEAQKAESWSVLQQYRALSFLRESELPLHRGWTCFVLSSRDIFAFVRELDGYPRAFLIVLNLANRTTTDLASVLPDLPAQLSVRMSTRDSAAGQSRQAARLETERGEGLVLEYTATRLVHNSPAFQDKCFVSEKACYQSTLGILYKNC from the exons ATGTCTAAAGAGGACCTGAACGGCAGCGTTATAGAGCTGAAAGGAGGACTCGAAAATGCTGGGTTCGAAGAGTATGGGGAAGGGAGCCAACAGCAGGACCCCAGCGCGCCGGCTATCGCGTTGTCGCCGGGGGTGCAGGAGGGTGACTATACCCAGATCAGACCTTACGCAGGCATGCCCAAGGAGGTCCTGCTGCGGTACTCGAGCCAGGCGCGCTACCGCCTGCCCCGCGAGCTCCTGTTCTGGCTGAGCGTGCTGTGCACCGTGGCGCTGGTGACGCTCACCGTCACTGTCGTCGCGCTGTCCCCACGGTGCCTGAGCTGGTGGCAGCTGTCGCCCGTGTACCAGATCTACCCGCGGTCCTTCCAAGACTCGGACAACGACGGCGTCGGAGACCTGAAAG GTATTCAGAGCAGACTGGACTACTTCCAGTACCTCAACGTGAAGGCAATCTGGATCAGCCCGTTCTACAAGTCCCCCACGAAGGACTTCGGTTATGATGTGGAGGACTTCAGGGCCATCGACCCCATTTTTGGGAACATGGAAGATTTTGAAGATCTGCTTGCTTCAATGCATGACAAGG GCCTAAAACTGATCATGGACTTCATTCCCAACCACACCAGCGACAAGCATATTTGGTTTCAGATGAGTCGAAATGGGACAGAGAAGTACAAGGATTACTATATCTGGCACGACTGTCAGAACACATCCAATGGAATTATTTATCCTAACAACTGG GTGAGCGTGTTTGGAAACTCAGCATGGGAGTATGATCCAATGCGGAACCAGTGCTATCTCCATCAGTTCCTGAAAGAGCAACCGGATTTGAACTATCGGAACCCTGAGGTGATGAAAGAAATGATG GATGTGATCCGGTTTTGGCTGGAAAAAGGGGTGGATGGATTCCGAGTGGATGCCGTGAAGCACCTGCTGGAAGCTCAACACTTGAGGAATGAACCTCAGGTGAACTCGGATCAACCCCCT GAGAACATCAGCTCACACGTTGAGCTTTATCATGACTATACAACGACTCAGCTGGGGCTGCATACCATCCTGCAAGAGTGGCGTGCCTTGATGGATGAGTACAGCAGAGAGCCAGGCCGCTACAG GTTTATGGTGACAGAGTCCTATGATGAAGGAGAGATTGACAAGTCTATGATGTACTATGGAACCCCTCTTGTAAAAGAAGCCGATTTCCCTTTTAACTTCTACCTCATTGATCTTCCTGACAACCTGTCTGGTAATGGTGCCTTCAAACTCGTGGATTTATGGATGTCTAATATGCCAAAAGGAAAATGGCCAAACTGGGTG GTTGGAAATCATGATAAGAGTCGAATATTGTCACGCACAGGGAAGGAATACATCAATGTTATCAATATGCTCCTCCTCACTCTGCCTGGTACTCCCACTACATATTATGGCGAGGAGATTGGTATGGAAAACATCAACGTGTCTGTCAGTGAGATTCAAGACCCATTAGGGAAGTTCAATATA AGTGAGAACCGCGACCCAGCGAGGTCACCGATGCAGTGGGACAGCACTGAGAATGCTGGGTTCAGCAAGAACAAAACCTGGCTTTCAGTTCACCCGGACTACGTCACTGTAAATGTAGAG GCGCAGAAGGCGGAGAGCTGGTCCGTCCTGCAGCAGTACCGTGCCCTGAGCTTCCTGCGCGAGAGCGAGCTCCCCTTGCACCGGGGCTGGACCTGCTTTGTGCTGAGCAGCCGAGACATCTTCGCCTTCGTCAGGGAGCTGGACGGCTACCCCCGAGCCTTCCTCATCGTGCTCAACCTCGCCAACCGCACCACCACGGACCTGGCCTCCGTGCTGCCGGATCTCCCAGCGCAGCTCAGCGTGCGGATGAGCACCCGCGACTCGGCCGCCGGCCAGAGTCGGCAAGCAGCCCGTCTTGAAACGGAGCGGGGGGAGGGGCTGGTGCTGGAGTACACGGCCACCCGCCTCGTCCACAACAGCCCCGCCTTCCAGGACAAGTGCTTTGTCTCGGAGAAAGCCTGCTACCAAAGCACACTGGGCATCCTGTACAAGAACTGCTGA